caaatcaATAAtctatttgcagtcatagaccatcaaataagacaaatttgCATAGTAAGGTAGACCATACTGAGGGTGAAGGCAGCAGGTATATTGTCCCACCAGGAGCAGTGATttatagggtggccaactctgggttgacaaatttctggagatttggggggggggacctggggagggacttcagccgaGTGCatgtccacccttcaaagcagcccttttcatCACAAACTttttcatcactagggttgccaacttccaggtactagctggagatctcctgatattacaactgatctccagccgatagagatcagtttccctggagaaaatggatgctttggcaattggactctatggcactgaagtcccttccctcccccaaacccttccctcctcaggctctgccccaaacacctcccaccggtggcaaagagggacctggcaaccctattcatcaccaATATAATGCATATAAGCAATCAATCAAgtatctttattggcataaactaATGCATATAAGATTTATACCTAATAACTAACTTTGTAATACTAAATCTTAAAACTAACCAGTTTTCTTACTATTTATGCAGACCTTACATTGCATGTAAATAATACAgttcccttttattttttttaagcaggaTCTCTCTCGTCATGCTGAGACCATGCTCAGGGGGAAAACCCTTTTTAGCTTTTAGGACGGTGAACCAAGAATGGTGTTTAAATGGGATAAAGGGAAACCATTCATAGACTTTCGATTACACATGGGACAAGAGATGTTGCTGTGGTTTTGAATTCCGCAGACTTCCCCATTCCTTTCTTTGAATCCCGGCCTGCGGCGACCGCTTCCGGTGAGAGAGGTGGGCTCTGCCTCTGGGTTTGGGTCTCTAGCTCCACCTACCTTTCCTGCCACTCAACAGAACGTGAGGGCAGGCAACAGAAATGCTGCATGCCACCCGGGCCCCTGCTGGTGGGATCACATTTGTACGGTTTGCAGATTCCCCTGCCAGCAAAGGCAATAGAGATCACATTACCAGCTGGTATACATTAGTGCTGTTCCAAAGTCCCATGTCGAGCTCCCAGCCCTTGTGTCAGCTGGGGATTTGGTTCACGGGCTGAAGCTCAATTACGTCTTACCTAGGATTTCCAGCAGACGCTTCCCTCCGCGTCTTCTTATATTCTGCTGAGCCAGCTCGCAAGAACAGCATGCGGCCGCTCGGTTCAGACAGATTATTGAATGGGCTGAGAAGCATCCAGGGTGAAGCTCTTAACTCGTCGGAGAGGTCACGCATGCCAAGAGGGACGGCTTCCCTCATTGCGCTGAGTAAAGGCCTCGAGCCGCAAATTGTCCCATCCATCTCAAAACACTGAGTCAGGAAAACCCAGTTCTTACAGTTAGATgtatagtagggttgccgacctccaggtgttggctggaaatctcctgctattacaactgatctccagatgacagggatcagttcccctggagaaaatggccgctttggccattatactctatggcattgaaggctctcctctgtccaaaccctgccctcctcaacctccacccccaaaatctccaggtaatttccaatctggagctggcaaccctaatgtagagtctagggttgccaacctccaggtggcacctggagctcttctggtattacaactgatctccctacTACattgatcagttctcctggagaaaatggctgctttggaaggtggactctatggcattataccctgttgaagtcccttcccaaactccaccccccctcaggctccacactcaaaatctccagctattttccaacgcagagctggcaaccctaatgtagactGTTGACTCCAGTAAATGGGATTTCCTAGATGCTGCCTGCTGCATTTCCTGAGTTTCTTGGACAGGTGTTGTCCAAACTGCATGTTACCTGGCCACAAGGTTTCCAACCTCttgtgaagcctggagatctcccagtattacaactgatcccgagacaacagagatcagatttcctgaagaaaatggctgttttgggaggtggactctatgacattattcccagctgaagtccttcccttccccaagccctgccctacccagaccccccctccaaaatctccaggtatttcccaacctggagctttaATTCAGAGATGAACGAATGAAGGTAAACTTTTTTTCCCTTGGTCAGTTGTTTATGAgtatggtttccaggtccctctttgccaccggcgggatgttttgtGGGCAGAGAATTGCTTTCTCCAATCCAAATGAGCATCTATGGGTCTTCTTTTGCGTATAATTTGGTATATTTTTCCATATTGTGGATTCCTAGCAAGCCAAAGTCCACTTTGCAGTTGAAACTCACTCTTACGTAGTGGAAACTTAACGGGGGTGGATTTAGGctgtcccattaaaaaaaaaacacttactgAAATTAGGGGGGAATTAAAAATAGAAGAAATGAATGCCATTTCTCTTTGGATGAGGAATGTTGTGTTTTGTTCTGtgtgctgaatagggttgccaacctccaggtggtggtaggagatctcctgctattacaactgatctccagccaatagagaacagatcacctggagaaaatggcagctttggcaattggactctatggcattgaagtccctcccctctcctaacttCGTCCTCTTCAGgatcggccccaaaaacctcctgccggtggtgaagagggacctggcaaccctagtgctgaagCTGAAAGGGCTATCTTTTAAATTAAAGTATAAATGAATAGTTCTTCTGAatacttctgagtaaatctgCATGGGATTGGGATGCAGGAGACATATGTAAGGTAAATAGATCGTAAGTGGGCAGGATTGCTAGTCGAAGGGACTGTTTGACTGGATCTATTAAGAAGGCAAGGGAATTTTGAGGCAAATTCCTCACAAGTTAGAAAGCAAGCATCTACTTATCCACAAAGCTATATACTGGATAGGAAAGACTGAAGCTACTCTGTCCCTGAGGGATTTTATTTACCTCCTCTCCCACTTGGCTCATGCTAGATTACTGGATGTTTTAGACCACACGATGCCACATGCTTTAATTGgtttacattttgttttaaaaatcaagtaacattttaaaaacggAAAGATTCTCCTTCATTTGGATTCCAGAAGAACAGCGCTGTTATTCTGCAACGGTCAAAGTACTCCGTATACTGAGATGCAATGAAGCATGGGTTCTGGGGAAATTCGGAGGGAAGCAAAGCAGTTTTGAGAAGACTCGCAAACTTTCTGGAGGGAAGTCAACACATCACTGCTTTGCCGTTCCTCCCCTCTGAAAACCAAATTTGAAGAAAAATTGGAAACGTCTTCCTTCTCCAAAACGTTTTGTGGGATTTCTGGGATAGAATCGAATTGAGGAGAAACGGCAGAATTATGTTCAGggatcaacttttttttttaaaaaaaatgcccatCCTTTTCCCCTGGGAACCTTGCAAATTAAACATCTATAAATAACAACAGCATCATGAAATGTCAGAAGGGGTGGAGGGAAATCTGAgagggggatttttttaaaaaaaacccaaccaaccaGTGGGTCAAAGGAAATCAAATGGTGAAGTGACAACACACCCTTCATTCAAGCGAATGACATTTCCACCCCGCAAAAAAGGACTTCATTTTTGCTCTTTAGAACGGCTTTGCTTTTCTGAATTCAAATATTgagggcttccccccctcccatttgatCTTCCCACCACAATTACGGGAGCTCAATTATGCCTTTGCATATGTCAGGTACACTACGGTCTAATTTAATCTTCATTACACATTGCCATATTGCAATTATATATGCTATCGGAGTGTTAACACATATTTAAACCTGTTATTCCATTGTCACTGATTTACAAAGAGctacctggaagaagaagaaaaaacagctgTCATAATTATAAGCTCATTCAGCTCCACTTTAATACTGGAACCTCCGGATAAATTGCAGATGAACTCTGGTCATGTCCTGAAATTTATGTAGCGATACCACTGCACTAATACTGTGATTCATTATAGATTGCTGATGCGGTTTTTTCTCTCTTCCATTCCAGGATTTTGTGATAAAATTATATTAATGCCATATGGTAAAGAGATTAATGAATTTGCACaaggaaatggggggggaatGAGTTCCTTTGTAAGACGATTGGGGGGAAATTACATATAGGTAATTAAAAAGAATTACTCAAACCTTGTACAACCTCATTTACATTAAATTAATTTGTCGGGCTTCATTTCTAATAATTGATCACTCTTGGCAAATTATAAAGGGCTTCTTCATTCGTATGAACTATGACTGCAGAGGTGCGGATCCTGAGGTATTATGAACTATCGAGGGGGTCCCTGTGGGTTCATATTAATTAAGGTTTAACAGTTTGGAAAATTGTAGCAATATTTTATGATTCATGTAATTAAACTCTAACGAAATGTCACAACTGCTAGTTATTTCTGTGCCGGTAATTTATATCACATCCTTGTTTCAAAGGAGCTTGAAGTAATGCAATATTCTTAAACACACAGACAATCAAGGAGGGAATTTCCAAGTTAGTTTCAGAGATCAAAAAATAACGATATTACCTTCTGCTTTCTGTTCCTAAATCAGAAAGTGATGCCATCTGATTGAGCAAATTGAAGTAAATGTTATTTAATAGCGCATGGTTTGGCTAGTAAATACAGTATTTGATTCTTCAGTCTATTCAGTACCAGGCTATATAGGTAagaccaaaaaaaccctctgtacATGGCACGGAGGAATACTATTGCTTCACATGTTCCAGCCCTGAGTTTTAGTACCTGGCTCAGATTAAACTTGGCATTAAAGTCTGCTTGTCAATATTCCCTTCTACTCCTTGCCTCCCCAAAAAGTTCTTTGgtttctgtgacatcacagcagatCAGCCAATGGCTAGTCAGAAATTCAAAGAATGACAGTTGCTTGAAAGCATTCTGTTACTACTGCTGAAATCTAGTAGATTATATGATTACACACAACACATCTGCCCATACAAACAAGGTCTATTgaactacttttaaaaaaatcagtaattcctttatttatttatttttactttttagaGATGAGAGTAAATTTCAAAAACAGTCTAGCTCTGtttgaaaatccccatttcagtttCGTTTCCCCCTTATGAGGAACGAGCCTGTAAGTCTCCTTGTTTGTTCCTTTCTCCTGCTAAATTTATCTGGTTAAAATTCACATGTTTTctatgttattttttatttttttattttttggaacCAAGTCAGTTTATTGGGCATGAGCTACaacaaaaattgattttttttacagtcaTGGACAGTGTTAGGGATAAACCAAAGACACATGCAAGGTCAAACAAAAAACTCGAGTCCCAGTGAGGCATTAATGGCAGGCTTCTAGTTCTCATTGTCACTTTCCCCCAGGGTGTGCTTGTCGAACAGGTACTCTGCCATTCCAGATTGTGGTGCCCCCATCTTGCGCAGATTGGTCACATGATCACCCAGCTCCTTGATAGATTTGACCTGCTCATCCAGATAGTGCGTTTCAATGAAATCACATAAATGAGGATCATTTTTTTCAGTTGCCAGTTTATGCAGTTCCAGCAGAGACTGGTTCACGTTCTTCTCCAAGTGCAAAGAACACTCCATTGCCGTCAGCCCACTCTCCCAATCATCACGATCTGGTTTCTTGATGTCCTGTAGGAAAATACGACCACCCCTCTGGTTCTGCAGCTTCATAAGTTTCTCTGCATGCTCGCGCTCCTCACGGGACTGGTGCAAGAAGTACTTGGCAAAGTTCTTCAGAGCCACGTCATCACGGTCAAAGTAGTAGGACATGCTGAGGTACACGTAGGATGCGTAAAGCTCCAGGTTGATCTGCCGGTTGATGGCCGCCTCGCAGTCCTGGTGGTAGTTCTGGCGCACCTGGGAAGGAGACGAAGCCATGGCGGCGCGGCTGTGAGGCGAGGAAGacgaggccgggcgggagggcggggGGGCTGAGGAAGTTCCGTCCAATCACTGTTGAAGCAGGAACCTCCGCAGCTCCGTCTCGCAGGCCGTTTTCTATGTTATTTTTGAGTCAGTTGTGAATAGGTGGCATAGACAAGAGAATCACACATAAATGGCATACAACTGGTGTGTATACATTCATGGTGTATAGATGGTgtagccaaaaagaaaaagaaaaaacccaaaagaaTAAGTAACAACAGCCATAGAAGGAGGTGACCCAAAACTGGTGTGAATGACCAGATAACAAAATCAAAGAGAGACAAAATGGCCATTATGCTCAtccctgggttgccaggtccctcttcgccacaggcgggaggtttctggggcagagcctgaggagggcggggtttgaggaagggagggacttcaatgccatagagtccaatggccaaagtggccattttctccaggtgaactgatctctgttggctggagatcagttataatagcaggaggtctccagctagtacctggagatgggcCACCCTACTGCTCATCCATCTTTCATATTTTGAGCCCATCTTTCTTCCATACAAAGTTCTCCCCAAATtccctttttatcctcataacaaccttctTAGGGTGGTTGAGCTGAAAGAAACTGGCTGAGTTGAACTGAAAAAAACACCCAATTGGTTGGTTGAGCTGAAAGAAACtggctggtccaaagtcacccaatggACTTCTTggccaagtggagatttgaatcagaGTCAGCCCCGTCCTAGTCTTACAGTCTAACCCAGGGgggtcaaacatatggcccaagggccggatctggccccttgagagctctcatgcagcccgcgagccagccgaggcagccaacccacccaccccagcctcaatctgggctggcgaggaaaggccctgcccaaccaagtgacatttatgtcatatccagcccttgtaacaaatgagttcgacacccctgctctaaccattacaccatactggttcCCATGCATCCTTAGTTCAGGAACAACTGGCAAGATTTTTAAGGTAAGTCCAAAATGGGCTCCTGTGCATTTGTAAAGCCACCCTAAAACAATCTCGATGCAAGTGCCTGTATTGCTATTTACTTATTTGttcacttaatttataccctacctttctctccaatggaggacccaaagtggattacatcattctcttctccttaatttatcctcacaacaaccctgtgaggtatgttaggctgagggaaagcaactggcccaaggtcacccagcaagcttccatggcagggtggggatttgaacctgcgtctcccagatcttagtctgttACTCTCGCCCCTCCATCACATTGGCTCATTACGATCATATCAAGATGTCTTTTCACTGCCCAGTTTTTGTAAGGACATGGCCCACCGCATGTGCCTCAGTTGCGCTTCCCAAGGGCTTTTCATGCCTTCCCACACCCCTCTTCCGGCACATGACATTGTTCAtttcaaagtacagtttttcGCCATGGTCTACTAGGTATTGCAGCTAACTATCTTCTCCCGTAGCTGGTTATGACAGATTTAATATTAATGGGAAAAACCGGGATTTATACTGCTTGACAAATGATGATAAATTGAAATCTTcgcacaacaataataataaaaacaaccccCACAAATATGCCATCTTCCTTCCTCCGGTCGCTCAAAAGTGACAAGCGGGAAGCCATTGTCGGGCTGGTTCCCACACCTACGCATATCACATTTATGATTTAATTCCCATCCTAACATCAGCCAAGGCAGATTAATAACCACCgttgatggtgggggggggggaatgaattcCTGGGTGTGTTTTCTTCTTGAGAGCATGTTATGATTGAAGTGGAAGGGACCAATTAAATCTCAAACTAGGCCTATGTTTTATACATGTAACACCTGTAGCTTGTTCCGCCTTCTGAATAGGCCCCTGGTGGCTTTTCGCCATAAAGCAAGACTGACAACGCGTCACGGCAGCTGCCACAGGTTTGATTAACGCAGACATTTCCCCTcctagcaaaaaaagaaaagaaagaaagaaagaaaagagtgtTCTTTCACATAAAATGTAAGGTCGTGGCAGGCTGGAAGGTAAAACAGACTGGATGAAAAGGTCCAGAGAATTTGTTTCGTTATTTTTATTTGTGTCCCGTTTTTTAGCCCAACATTGGCTTCGAAGGCACCTCAtgggactcatagaatcatagagtgggaaggtaccacgagggtcatctagtccaaccccaaaaGACAAATGCAACCCCAAAAGACAATGCAAATAACAATTCAGAAACCAATGTTCGTTGGAAAGAGGAGGGGTCTCAGCTGGTtccttcatcaccggcaggaggtttttggggcagaacctgaggagggttgggtttggggaggggagggacttcaatgccatagagttcaattgccaaagtggtcattttttccaggtgaactgatgtctatcgactggagatcacttgtaatagcatgagatccccagctagtacctggaggttggcaaccctacctacctctgATGGTTTCATATAAGCCAGTTAGAAACTTGAGGATTAGGGCTAACAATCGTTGGGAAATTGGGAATTTGGGAGTTGGGAAATTACAGGAGATTTGGGAATGAAGCCTGGGAAtagaagagtttggggagaggagggacctcagcagggtataatgccatggataccaccatccaaagcagccattttcaccaggggaactgattaatgtagtctggagatcagttgtaattccaggacccctccaggccctaccttgagattggcaagcctaggttGGCTCTTAGCTGAAACTGGATCTAGGCATCATGGACAAAAGACCTCACCGCTTATTGCTCATGGCCATCATTGATGACAGCCAGAGGTAGTGAGCCTCGACTGAAGCAATATCCAGCCAGTGCAACCAAAACATTATTTATTAACTATTTTTATTGCAGCTGTTAAACAGTCACAACTCCATATAACAAAGCAGCTTATACAAACAGGGCTCATGTATGATAAAGACTCAGAAATACTGAGTTGGCGCAATGATTGGTGGAGAATGGAAATGCTGTGAGCATAAGCATGAAGTGAGAAGATCCTGTTCAGTGGGAACATCTGCTAACTATTCTGGTTGGGCA
Above is a genomic segment from Euleptes europaea isolate rEulEur1 chromosome 17, rEulEur1.hap1, whole genome shotgun sequence containing:
- the LOC130488918 gene encoding ferritin heavy chain; the protein is MASSPSQVRQNYHQDCEAAINRQINLELYASYVYLSMSYYFDRDDVALKNFAKYFLHQSREEREHAEKLMKLQNQRGGRIFLQDIKKPDRDDWESGLTAMECSLHLEKNVNQSLLELHKLATEKNDPHLCDFIETHYLDEQVKSIKELGDHVTNLRKMGAPQSGMAEYLFDKHTLGESDNEN